The genome window GATGGCTCCTTGCCCCAAAAGTTCCCATTCAAAACATCactgttgggacgcctgggtggcccagcagactaaagcctctgcctttcactcaggtcatgatcctgggttcctgggttCGAGGCCCACactgtgctctctgctcggcagggagtctgcttctccctctccctctgcctgcctctctgcctacttgtgatctctcctctgccaattaagtaaataaaatctttaaaaaaaagatcactgtTGCATCTCTGCTTGTGACACATCAAGCCCAACACTGTGACTGTGCCTTTGTCCTGGAGCAGGCTGTGGTAACCTCTGTCAAGGGCTCTCCTCGAACTCTGCTCTCACCCCTGCGGCTTGCTTGGCTGGAGTCTTCACTCCCCTTCTGGTCTCAGTTTATACTGTCTCCTCAAGGAGCACCCTATATCTGAAGGAGGGCCCACCTTCCCGTTGTTCCCCAGCCCAGCACCTTTCTTACTCCTTTATAGCATTTGACCCAATTTGTCACTGATCAATTCATCGGCTTAATTTTGTGTCTCTCTGGCTAAAACATAGCTCCAGAAGGACAGAGATCATGCCGGTCTTGTTCGCCCTGATGTCTCTCACCTTCCATCCAGCTAACACAGTAGCCAGCAAACACCTGGTAAATGAGTATTGAATAAATGAGAAAGTCTTAATATGGATGGTCCAACGCAGATTAAATTCATGTCCAATGCTTCAGACTTCCGTAATGTTGTAAAAGTGCAGCTTTGAGCAAACCAGCTTTGTGTTGCTGTGGGCGACGTGAGAACCGGGTAACAGGACATCAAATGCCCATCGGGCTCCACATGAACGTGCAGCAAGAAGCAGACCCCAGGGCCCCAGTTCCAGCTCTGTTTTGCTTGGCAGGGAAACAGATGCTTCCAGAGAAACGAGGCAGTGATGACATGTGACTGGAGAGCATAGGCCCCCAGCACCTTCTATGATGTGAAACCATTGAGAAGCAAGCCACTTTGCAGAGGTCCCCCGAACAGTCAGATGTTCCCGATCCTCGAAAGTCAGGGGTCTCTTTTTGCCAGGCCTGCAGAAACGCAGATCCCCATTGAGGAAATGCAGCCGGCAGGCACCTGGAACCAAGCTCCTGGAAGCCGGGAGCCGGTGTCATTTCCAGGGGGTTGGCAAGCTTCCATGGTGTTGCTGATCCAGGAAAGCTAGGCACAGATGGAAGTTTCATGCCATGACTGCCTACCTTCCAGGGCCTCTGGGTTATGCCTTTCTGGCCCTGGTAGGAACCGGAAGCTCTCTGCAGATGCCTGATCCTCAGACACTTGGACTGGGGAGAGAGGAGTATATGCATCTtgcattttttatgtatttttaaaatctcaaattgaCATGCTATTTCCTTAAGGGATTTTACTGCACAATCGAGCCTCTCCTATAGGTGACCTATAGGATCCCTCTGTTGTGTcacctctcccctttccctcccctcctttcctgctTAGTAACAAGCCCAACCCCCAAACATACACTAATTTCTCAGAGAGCAAGTGGCCTCACAGCTCCACCATAGAAGGCAGGGGTTTATCTTTATAATTTGAGCGCCTGCAGGCTTTGTGGCAAGCGAAAGCCAACCCTGCATGCAGACgacagaaaagtttaaaaacccATTACAAAAGTGCTCCAGACGCACCAAACACGAGGCTCCTGTAATCAGTATtcaaacagagcagagagccttctgTGGCCTCATCTCCCCTGCTCTGAGACCATTACCCCTGGCCCAGCCTCCATGGCAACAGAAAAACATCTGGGAGAGCTCACAGGCGCCGAGCATTAAGCCAGGAGGGAGACCAATTACATGTCCCCAGCAATCAGGCGCTGCCCGCACCACTCCACCTGGCCTCTATGTCTTTATTAAGAGCCATCTACTCCCTTCGCAACCGGAGGGCAAATGCACCTCTTACACAACCTCCATCTGCTCTTAATTCTGTCTTTCCTCCTACAGTTCTTCCATTCCATAACCTCCTTCCCACTTTGTCCTCCCCCTCCAGTTCCCAGTTACTCCCCCTTAGCCACCCGTGCCCCACAGTCAATCACTCTCTTCTGTGCACCTCTGGTGGTGGGATTGCTGGGCTGGCAGggcagtggggatggggggcCTTCGCAGTGGGGGCCAGAGCCCCATAGGAGACTGGCTTGCGTAAGCTTTTTTCCCACTCAGAACCctcagcaagagagagagtgtcTTTCTGGAGATGTACTGAGCCGTGCCAGGTGCCAAGGCGTCACAGCCTGCCTAAAGTGAGGCTTTCCTGCCAGCTGTTTTCCCTGCAGCTCTGGTAGAGACACAACCCATGGAGACCCTTAATAAGTGTTAAATAAGAACAACTGCAAATGTAACTCCTGGAGGTCTAGGAAGGACAGTAGAACAGGGTTACCGCCCAGCACTTTCCTTCTCCTGGACTTGAAATGGACAAGCCCAAAGGAAGAATATGATTGCCAGTCGGAAGAAGGGTTCTTGCTACAGGTGTTGGCCAGGTCCTCCCCTGTCATCAAATGTACAGGCTTACTTCCTGGTGATGAAGAACACACCAGGCTCTATTCAcatgggggagggcggggaaCAAATGTGTCTATTTCTAACTTGCTGAGGGGACATCATCCATGCCCTCCCACAAAACATTGTTTTAGATGTTTTCCAAGCAAAATGCTGGTCTGACCCAgtgtgacagttttatttctactggaaaaaaaaaatatttaaatcagattttgttaatttgaaccgtctccttttatctattttttagaGAGCtgggagggggtgcagagggagagggagagagaatcttaagcaggtgccctgctgaacatggagcctgatgtagggctcgatctcagaaccctaagagcatgacctgagccaaaaatcaagaatccgacacttagggcgcctgggtggctcagtggattaagccgctgccttcggctcaggtcatgatctcagggtcctgggatcgagtcccgcatcgggctctctgctcagcagggagcctgcttccctctctctctctctctggctgcctctctgtctacttgtgatttctctctgtcaaataaataaatctttaaaaaaaaaaagaatccgacacttaaccaacttctCCACCCAGGAACCTCTCTCTTTTAATTGACTTGCATTATAACATTAAATATGGACTTCAGAAGACAGGAGTGATCAACTTTCCAGCATTTAGTTTGTTTGAAGAGATACCCATGTGTTAAGCAGTGAACCATCCATATCTATAGTAAAGGAAATATTCAAACAAAGCTCTCTCTATCAAAACTTGTGATAAGCAATTGTTTTGAAAACCTAAGATGTCTGTGTTGTTTCTCTTAAAGTGaggtatatttaaaacaaaaagaaagtgcCAATTTGTATCAAGAGTaagtttcaagtttttctttatctctgggAATAGGTAGAtgctcttctaaaaaaaaaaaaaagagaaagaaaaagtgctaACACAGTTTCATGAACTCGCTCTTTCAACCACAATTATCGGGCCGCTGATATATGTGGTGGGCTACACACTGTGTCAGGTAGAAGGGGCAGTACTCATAAGCAGCAGCAGCTACACAACATGCCAGCTACTCTTTTTCCTAAGCGGTTTACATAGATGAACCTATTTACTTCTCACGACGGCTCTGTAAGCCCAGTGttggatttgtccatttcacagatgaggaaactgaatcagAGAAGTCATAGGGCTAGggaacaaagccacccaggcagtgtGGTTCCAGAGTCTACACTCTAACCTCCAAACCACACCATTAAACAAGATAAACAAGGCAAGTCCTTGGTTCTTTTGGTCCTAAAGAGAACAAAACCTAgtaagagaaaccaaaaaaaaaaaaaaaaaaaaaagacaagtcacCAACTTATACCAACATAAATACCATGCACCGTAAGTGAGACCATAGTCTGTAAGAGCCGAGAAGAGGCcatgattcattcattttgccCAGGGAGTGATTACTCAAGGCTTCACAAAAACTTGGGCATGGAAGAAGAAGGTGGCAGGTTGCCAAGCAGGCAAGAAGGAAATCCCAAACAGGAGAGTAGTGTCAACCAGTCATGTAAGAAAACATCGTGAACTTGTAAGCCAGGCTCTGGGAACAGCAAATACTTGGGAGTGTGGCTACAGTACAGGGTGCATGAGCCCTCTGAGAAGGAGGCCAGTTCTTGACGGCAAATGGCTTTTGAACTTGGAGATGCTCACGATGAAGTTCCATGAAAAATCCCTTTCTGTATTTAGAGCCTGAAAGCATGCATATTTGAACGGACACCCCCATCCTGCCCCCCAAGCCCCATGACATCGTTAGATAAGACGGGCTACTGGTCTACGGTTTAGGCAGGAAGTTCTCACTGTccctgaggttaaaaaaatggGGTTCAGACAGCTCtgtttgctttatctttttctttagctTACAAAGGAGCTCCCATGTGACCACTGTTACTAGGTCACCCTGAAATTTCAAGCAGTGGAAAAACATGTGTTTTTTCGACTCCCTTGGAATCTATGATATTGGCTCTTGCCAAGAAAGCTAACACACATCAGTGCGCCTTCCCTAGTTCGCATTTACCATACCTGCTGGTATAATGGAAAATGACCATTTATAGCTCCTGCCAAGAGCTTAAAGGCTCTGCCGGTCAAGGACAGTGAGCCAGTCCCGCAGGCCAAGGGCACTATCTCAAAGCCAGAGGTGTCCTGTTAGTGAGTGTGAGGAATATTGAGTGAGTTTTGTATATGCATATCAATATGTAGCTCATTAGCGATGTTCTCATTCTTGAGTGATTTTTGGAATAACCAAAGGCTTCAACTTTAAGTCATTTTTACCAGTACAAGCCAAAAGTACTCAAGTCTGCTCTGGACTTGGAAAACCCTGACACCTAGTATTTGTTGCTCCTCGATTTGGAATTGAATACACACAGAGGGATCTCTGACCTAGGGAATTCTCCATCAGATTGGTTTCAGAATGATACTGGTAATCTTCCTCCTACTAGGAATCTCATACGAAAGTTAGCATAGCTTTAATGAGAATAAGAGCCATGCTTACTCGGGTCTTTTCATAATCAGATTGGGATGGGGCATGGAGAAGAAAACAGTATCTTcaacagaaatatacagaatatatcgTATATTATACACAGAATATACGACGGAAGAATTCCTCTTCCGGTGGAGACGAGCCCAGGGTATCAACCTTCCCTGCCCCAATCCCAAGCTGACCCACTGCTTCGCCATTTTGAATGTTTCCTCCAATTTAGGGAAAGCTGCATGGACCTCTTGGCCAATATTAGATAAGGCCCTCATCTGGATTAGGTACAGAGATGACAGCTGTGTGTTTTAAATCCCAATTTAGGCCAAAGCCAttccctttttgaaaaataagggAATAGTCATCATTTACTCTTTCGTGTAGTCCTGGCTGATCAACTTGAAAACCTCTCCCTTCTTTtacttcccccactccccactccccactccagaCAGCGTTAGGATCCTACTCACATGTCTGTAAGGCACTCTGAGATCCTCGGCTAGAAGTTTCTGTGtagaagaagcaaaaaaatattttgttttacagatggTTTGTTAACAGGTGAAGCAATTGTCCAGAAATGggaacatacaaaatatttaccttgtttggctttttttcttttatagcgTATTACAAGGATTATCACTGATAAAAATAGGAGGGCAAATAAAACCAGTGGGATCAACACCATTAATACAAATTCTAACTGATTCTCATCCTCGTCAAAGTCGCTGAAACTTGAATTTGCAGTGAGTGCTCCTGTGGTCACTGTAtcaaatgtattttgtatattaaaatcttcatgtcttctttcctcttccagggACATATCTGCTGACTGTtctatttcctcaaaaaaatctgTAGGGACACACACAAAATTGAGATTGCCATGGAGACAAAGCTACTATGTCAtgttttcaatgatttttaaatacatcCTACACGCATCCTGTGGTAAACTTGGTCCCCTGCCTTTGATTTCCAGTTCAGTGTGACTGAGTATCGATTAAACGTAAATGGGGCTCAGGCTGGGAGTATATTGAACATGGGATCAGAGTCTGGAGAGAAACCTTCCACAAAATGCAGTCAGGTTAGCCCTGACCAGGTACGTTAGACAAGCTTGCGCAAAGGGCATTGAGAAGCTTTGTTGTGTCAAGGCTGATATTCCAGAACATCTCCTATAGGGGATCATGCTATTTCAATAACATTTCTGGGTAAACCTAAATTCGTATCTACTAGAAGTGAACTACTTTCCTTGCAACACTTGTGTATAAAGGAACGCACACTGTCCcaattttctttgaagattttatttattcatttatttatctatttagggaagcctgggtggttcagtgggttaaagcctctgccgttggctcgggtcgtgatcccagggtcctgggatcaagccccataatcgggctctctgctcagcagggagcctgcttcctcctctctctgcctgcctctctgcctacttgtgatctccgtctgtcaaataaataaataaaatcttaaaaataaaaatctcttatttatctatttatttgacagagtgtgaTTGTGTGTGCTCTTGCGTGAGGAAGGGCAGGATCTGAGGaggagggatggaaggagagacagaatctgaagcagaccccccactgagcacagagcccaatatggggcttgatcccacaaccctgagatcatgacctgagcccaaaccaagagtccaagtctctgacacttaactgactgagccatccaggtattcCAGACTGTCctgatttttaataaaaggttACCTATCAGTGTGGAAGAATTCTTAGAAACTGGGGTGACTGATTGGGTTTCAGTGTCAGTTCCCACATAGTGCAGAGTATTGAGTCTCTTTAGGATTATCTGACAGAAATTTTCCTGGGTTCTAAATAAAAACATAGCGTGTACTTCATTTGTAAGGCGACGTTCTCAGGAGGAACTTCCCCTAGGGACTGAGGAAACTACAccaatatttaaatgtatttcataaAAAGCATTTTCAGAACTTTCCCTATTAAGAAACTTTAAGCAAGTTTATTCTGTTTGAATTTCCGATTGTGTGGAAAGCCATCCTGGGGTTCATCCCAGGGCTGGGAAGGACTATGAGCCTGACGATTATCTAACAAATCTCCCCTCACCTTGGCTATGTAGTGATCACAGTAAGGTAAGCAGAAGGTATTCATCCTATCATAGCATAGCATAGCTTATCCTTCATATGGGGCCCACCAAGGAAGAGAGCATATGAGTTCGGGTCATAGAAAACTAATCCAATAAGGTGATGGATGGGAAAATTCTTTCTAAAGAGCAAGGTGCTGTGCAAATAGAAAAGTCAGTTGCTACAAGCCAAGCTTTCTACTCAGAGGTCAGTAGCCCTGCAGAACATCGGAGCAGGTCCCTGCAGGGTCCATGTCACTCCTGTCTGTCTGTGCTACTCAGTGACAATGGAttcctctgattttatttataaaaacatttttttgatcATAgtctaattttttgttgttgttgttgttatacaGACCAACGTCTCAGTTTCCTCCAAGAGCAGACAATCCACTTGAAAAATCTCATTGGTAAATGCCACCCAAAACCATCAGAATCAATCACAAACTGCAGAAACCAGTGTCCCTCATGTGTTTCTGCCAAAAGCAGGATTTCAAAAAAATGTCTACTATTTATTGACCTCTGTCTGGGGTAAGTGGCTTtgtctatatatatgtttttgaaaCAAGGtaataagttaataataataacctaTGTGAAGAGCTTTGATTCATCATGTATCACCCTGAACCAGGAAAAGATGTTTGTCCTTTATTAGAAGACAGAACAATCTCTTCATTAGAGTCACCTTGTTTGCAGAGCTATTGGAACCAAATAGCATGCTTCACTGATAATCCAACCAGAGATGACTAGACATTTATGggacattggggggggggagcagcacCTTTGCAGGTGCAGTTGGTGGTACTgaccctgtttctttctttttttttttttctcaaagattttatttatttgacacagagagagagagatcacaagtaggcagagaggtaggcgggggtggggggagaaggctccccattgagcagagagccgatgcggggctcggatcatgacccgagccaaaggcagaggccttaacccactgagccacccaggcgccccctgacccTGTTTCTTCAGGTCAGTGCTCATGGACCTTCCTCGAATCCCCAGACTTGCCTTTTATCTCATTCCCTTACTTCTACTACAGCTGAGGCTGCCGCCACTATGTCAGGCTAACCTTCCCAGAGAACTGACCAAGACAAGTCCTGTGCTCTGTCTTTTACGCAGATTATCTCATTTGCCCTTACCATTTTTCCAGATGGAAACTGGGGCGAAGAGGTTACACAGCTTACCCATAGTCACAGAGCAATCATGGAGGAGGGTTTGAACCCAAGAGGGCCAGTGGCAGAACCCGAGCATTAAACCTCACATAGTATTTTCCTTCCGATAAGATAGGAATATGATGATTACCAGTCATCAAGTGATGAACAAGAGAGGGAACCCCCTGTCCTTGCTCCTCTGCCTATAAGGAGGTGGCTTCCTGTCACGAAAGGgaagggtgaggggatgggtCCCAGAAACCTTGGCTCTGCAGGACTCCTCCTCAGCCCGGGTGCACTGTGGGCAAAGCTGCCCAGAACAGCAAGATGAGCTTGGCACCTCTCcaaggaagtcttttttttttttaagttttatttattttatttataaaatttattgattttagagagaaaaagagagagagagcaggtgtgggaggcagggcagagggagagggagagacaatcttaagcagactccctgctgagcacagagcacaatgcagggctcgatcccacgaccctgagatcatgacctgagccaaaaccaagagctggacgctcaacCATCCACCCCTCCAAGGAAGGCTTTGAGTCACCACTTGACCCTTgccccagaagaagagaaaataaggaaggaaatatggTAGCTGGAATAACGAGGGCATTTGGataatcaggaatgaaagagaaatggtACAACCAGATGGTCCCAGGTGGCACATTCATTTTTCAGTATAAGGAGCAGTGCTGGTCACAGGTAGCCTTTACTGACAATTGGCAGTGAAAAGGGCTGGCATTTCTCTCCCCATATCCCTCTCATATACACCCTAACATACATCTTCCACATGAAGCCTCATTTACTCTCTCAGAATCTCTAGTGACTACCTGAATAAATAAGAACCAAGGGGTCAGTCTCgctccctattttatttttctttaccttacAAGCCTTCATCTCCAGATGCTTCTATGAGAACCTTCctcccagctctctctgccccatccAACACCATCAtagccaaaaataataaataatggcaACTGGCATGAATCCGATGCTTTATATGCTAGGAACTAGCTAGGATAACAGGCACTGCCTAATTTCATCTTCATGACAAATTTATTGtgcacattttacagatgaagaaactgagtctcgaATGTCTTGCCCTGGGTTACAACCCTGACATTTATAAGTTCTGCTACATGGGGTTTGAAAACCGCATTCCCTAGAGCATAGGTGCCAAAGGACAGTGAAGTTTCCAGTCACAGCTCTCTCACTTCGAAGTAGTGGGAATTTGAATGAATTCTTCACCTCTGTGGCCTACTGTCCTAGTTTGTACAACTAAGGGGTGATCCCCAAAGCCCCATCTACTTCCACATTTCCACACATATAGTGtttatcttgtttttaattagaatttttaaaaattattagacacATGGTATTTAGACATGGTACTTGTACATGGTACAAGTACTTAGACATGGTACTTAGGCACATGGTACTAAGGTCAAAAAGGAAATGTCACTACACCACGTCCCCTAGTTACTCCTGTTTCTTCCCCAGAGGTGGCCTTCCAGAGAAACTCCCTGCCTATGTAtcatttcctgtttttgtttttgtttttgtttttaacacaaaAGGTAACAAAGTCTACATATGTTCtaccctttgcttttttttttaacttaaaaactgGTTTTCAAGATTATTTCCTGTCTCTATACAGGGAGTTGTTTTCCCCCTATTATCTGGTTGTATCATAACCTATTCCTATTCACagaaatttaggttgtttcttttGCATTCTCAGAGATGTCATAATAAATACCCCTGTACATCCTTCAGTTGGCACTTGTGCCTGTACAATGTGTAttgttttagaagattttatttatttgtcagagaaagagagagaccaaaagcagggggagcagcaggcagagggagaagcagtcttcccactgagcaaggagcccaatgcaggactagatcccaggaccctgggatcatgacctgagccaaatgcaaatgcttaaccaactgagccacccaggcacccctgtactgtCCATATTCCGTCTCAAGTGTAGAGAGAGGGGGTTGGGTGCCGTGGGGAGAGGAGACAGCACCAAACTACTCTTAGAGGTCTGCCCTCATAACTTCTCCGAGATAGCTCCAGCCCAGGCCTCACACCATGAGGACTGGCAGAAAGTTAAGTTAGGAAAATACTGGGTGTGCAGAGTGTGTGATgagaaaggaggggcagaagtTGACCAAGAGTGGGGATCAGTCCCAAGAGTTCATGCCAGGAGCATTATATGTCATTAACAGGGGAGCTGGGAAATTAGGGTAGGCCATTGAATCAGGTCAATGACCAAGCATGGGTGACCTGGGTAAGAGTTCAGAAGAAAACCAGGGATGGACAAACCCAAGGTGGGAACTGCAGAGGAGCCAGGGATCACAAGACAAGGCAGGGGAGTCCAGACGGCAGCTCAGAGGATGTTTCTCGGGAGCATTATGGAGGCTGTCCTGTGGCTCATGGGGTAACAGCAACTCTTAACCCAATGGACACAGGGCCCCCTAAAGCCACACTACCTCGGACATGCCTTGGACCCCAGCCTTTTCTAAGCAACCCTCACTGAGGCCCATAACTGTCAAGAGTGATTTCCTGTAGGAACCATCCTATGCTGCTGGGATAACCAACCTAAGGGGTCCAGCACTCTTACGGGAAAACCCAGAACTCTCCCTCAGGAAGCGAGTCTGGGGCTTCCGTGTGAAGCAGAACATTCAGGGCCGTGTCTTGTGTGATGTGTGAACTTTGTGGACATCTCCGTGGCATCGTGGCAGGCAGGATGCCGACCGACAGGGCCTGCGAAAGCCCCTCTTGGCTTCAACCTTCCCTTTCTTAAAGGCCAGAAAAGGAGGACCCTTTCCTGCCTACCCCAGCGTGTTCCCCCAAAGAGCAAAGGGAATCACAGACATGAAAATGCAGCTAAGGCTAACCCAGAGGGCCCCACACTCCTGCCAGGTGCTGGTGGATTTGCTACTTCCTTTATGGTccgccccttctccctcccccctctctagACTCACTGgtttctctgctgctccccagggGACTAATCTGTCCGCAATAACGGCTTCATTCTTTTGTCGTTGTTGTGTCTGCTTACCTAAATTTGGACATATTTCGGGGTAAAATATGTATGGCCCGGGAGCTAAAACTGAGAAAGCTGCAGAAATGGAGAGGGTCCAGCCTGTAAGCGAAAAGGGAGAGGCGTTAGGCTGCAAAAgcacagaagagaagaaggaagagcaagGACAGTATGGGACAAGCAGACCCGCAGTGTAAGGGACACCCGGCGGGGCCTGGGCCCGCAAGTGACCTGCCCAGGGAATCCGTGTGGGGTGGCGAGGGCTCCAGGCCACCATGGAAGCTCTGTCTTCAAAGGGTCCCCAGGCACActctcccgcccccaccctgcaCTCTCCCTTTCACCggctctctccctccactcaggTCCCGCCAAATCTCTGTATCTCTGGTGTTGGCATGGGAATGAGGAAAGCGCTCCACTTGGCTTTTAATCCTCAAATCCTAAAATTACCAGCTCATCAGTTGCGCCTGCAGCGTCCCTTCCGAAAGATTTTTGACAATATCATGCAAACACATCTGGGGCGCATACTCCACACATCTGGCAAGGACCCTGGGGCAAATCCTCGGAGGTAGGTTGGAAAGTGGGGGAAATGTTCTCAGTGAGCCTGAGGGGTCCCAGCCTCGGAACAGGCACGTGACCCCCCCCTCAcctacccccccaccctccccccacaccccccccccacccccgctagGGACTCTGCTAAGTGGAAATGACTCTGCTTCCCAGCCAGGCAAACCAGCTAACTTCCTCTTTTTTTGAAAGTGGAACAAATATGCAACCTAgctctagttttttttttggtttttgtttttggttttttttttttaagtgggaaaaaaacaaaacaaaaaaccccaaaagataaGAATTAGTACCAACCGAAAGAATGCCACGTGGCTGTTATAATGTAAAGTAGAACAAGGCTGGGCGAATGGCATAAACCTGGGATAGCATCAAGTATGTTGGGCCTCAATCAGAGGACCCATTCTTTCATTTGTCATGTGGACTCTGTGCCCATATTATGttaacttttatttcattttatttttttaagagtttctttctttatttttgcaagatagagagggaaagagagagaaagcgtgcacGTGTGCCCTCaaggggggtaggggcagagggagaagcagagtccctgctgagcagcaagtcAGATgcggactggatcccaggaccccaggatcatgacctgagctaaagacagacgcttaacctactgagccacccaagtgcccatatttcattttattttatgattttaaacaaCTTGATCATTCAGATAATGAAAcgaaaggaaacaaaaggcagGCATTCAAACTCACTCCTGCTTTGAAGAGTAACGGGAGGATATGAATTTCAAAACATTCAAGACACTAAACCAAGAAGTCAGCCTACTTCTCAGCCCCCTGTAGGGCTGCACACAGCAAAGAGCCAGTCAGTGTGAGAAGGAGGAGACAAAATCAAACCAAGAAGCTCTCCAGGGGTTCTCAGCCTTGGCTGCAT of Mustela nigripes isolate SB6536 chromosome 1, MUSNIG.SB6536, whole genome shotgun sequence contains these proteins:
- the TMEM154 gene encoding transmembrane protein 154 isoform X1, translated to MTGRRRADRKAPGAALAFALAIALLPTGQAQENTTRGLETADGDPGVHSSWTLSISAAFSVLAPGPYIFYPEICPNLDFFEEIEQSADMSLEEERRHEDFNIQNTFDTVTTGALTANSSFSDFDEDENQLEFVLMVLIPLVLFALLFLSVIILVIRYKRKKAKQETSSRGSQSALQTCELGSENIKVPIFEEDTPSVMEIEMEELDKWMNSMNKNDRDTARMETQAGGMGEGEGGFLLSREPDTGSIPRP
- the TMEM154 gene encoding transmembrane protein 154 isoform X2, producing MTGRRRADRKAPGAALAFALAIALLPTGQAQENTTRGLETADGDPGVHSSWTLSISAAFSVLAPGPYIFYPEICPNLDFFEEIEQSADMSLEEERRHEDFNIQNTFDTVTTGALTANSSFSDFDEDENQLEFVLMVLIPLVLFALLFLSVIILVIRYKRKKAKQETSSRGSQSALQTCELGSENIKVPIFEEDTPSVMEIEMEELDKWMNSMNKNADCECLPTLKEEKESNHNPSDNES